One Nostoc sp. CENA543 genomic window, CTAGTCTCTGTTCTCACGCGCTTACCGGCGGTAATTGCTTGTTTAAATAATCGATTCAAAATTGTTTTTATACCGTTATATTGCTGTCCCAGTTTGTGAGTATTTTTCACCTGAGCCAGAATTTGTCCTTCACCAAGGACTAAGCTATCTAAACCAGCTGCTACCCGCATAACGTGCATAACAGCATCTTCATGGAGCAGTACAAATAAATGTTGCCGCAAAGAATTTATAGGTAATTTGCTGTGTTCAGAAAGAAACTGCGTCACTTCTCGGACACCGTGTTCGGTTTCCGCCGCCACAATGTAGATTTCTAAGCGGTTACAAGTGCTGAGGATAGCAACTTCATCAATATGGGGATAGCTGATAAGATGAGCGATCGCGCTTTCTGTTTGTGGTTCTGGAATACTCAGCTTTTCCCGAATTTCGACTGGGGCTGTTTTATGGCTTAACCCCACCACTGCAATATTCATTTCTTATCGGTAGTTTAGTAATGGATTATTTTGGGGATTGGGGATTGGGGCATGGGGCATGGGGCATTGGGTACTAGGAATTGGGAATTGGGAATTGGGAATTGGGAATTGGGCATTGTATTTTCCCCCTGCTCCCCCTGCTCCTCATCTTCCTTGTCCCCCTTGTCTCCCTGCCCCCTTGCCCCCTGCCCCTTGCCTCTAACTCTTAGTGCAGTTGCACAATCTTGGGCTGTTCAAACATATGAATTGTATCGACAAAGCGAGCCGTCTTGGATTGGCTGGAAATAACCAGACTTTGAGTTCTTGCACCGCCGTGGAAGAAGCGCACACCTTGCATGAGGTTGCCGGAGGTAATACCGCAAGCTGCGAACAGTACGTTTTCTCCAGAGGCTAGTTCATGTGCATCATAGACCTTATCGGGGTCAGTGATGCCCATAGATTGCAAACGCTCGATGTTGGCTTCTTTGCTTTCGCCAATCAAACCTGTCTTCACGATTTCTGGATCGTAGATCAATTGACCTTGGAAGTGTCCGCCCAAAGCGCGCATTGCGGCTGCGGAGATGACACCTTCAGGCGCTGCACCAATACCCATTAAGGCATGAATATTAGTACCAGCAAAACCACAAGAGATGGCTGCACCCACGTCACCGTCGGCGATTAGCTGTACTCTCGCGCCTGCTGACCGAATTTCCTTGATCAAATCGTTGTGGCGATCGCGCTTCATGACTACTACTACCAGTTCGTCAATTGCCCGATCTAAACACTCAGCCAGAATCTTGAGGTTTTCTGTAGCTGACTTATTGATGTCTACTTTACCCTTAGCGGCTGGAGGTGCTGCTAATTTTTTCATGTAAAAGTCAGGTGCAGCAAACAAACCACCTTTTTCAGAAATTGCCAGTACAGCCATTGAGCCAGGTTGTCCGTAGGCTACCAAGTTTGTACCTTCGCAGGGGTCAACCGCAATATCAATTTCAATTAATTCATCTGGGTTACAGAAATCTTTAGCATCTGAACGAGCGCAGATACCGACTTCTTCGCCGATATACAGCATAGGAGCGTCATCACGTTCCCCTTCCCCAATTACAATGCGACCACGCATATAAATCTTGTTCATACGCTCCCGCATTGCTTCTACTGCTACTTGGTCAGCAGTATTTTTTTCGCCTTTACCCATCCACTTCGCAGATGCGATCGCGGCTTGTTCGACTACCTCAATAATTTCTAATCCAAGTGTATTTTCCACAGAGTCGCCCTCTCAACTGCTTGACTTTTGCGTCTTTTCATCTGGCCATTTCAGTTCTTAAGTCTACCAAAGGGCGGATACGTGTGTGAACCAATAAAAGAAATAGTATTAACTAAATAATTTACTGATGTGTTAAGTTTTACTGCTAAAATCAATAGTATCTAAGATTGTGTGTAAAATTCCCTGTCTATCTCAAGTTGAGAAATAAAATTTCTCGATGTCGAGCTGGCATCAACAAAAATAATCGTTGATGAGAAAGTAAAACTAGAGAAACTCTCAAAATTATTGAAAAATTGACTAATAATTTAAACTCAGTAAAACTAGAAATATTGACATTTCCAGACAAATGAGACTATTGAAATAAAACTTGCTTTGGTGTCCACTTTATAATTTGTAAAAAAGCATCACATTAAAACTATGTTGGACTTTCTCAATCCCCTACTTGGTCGTCATCCCGAACGAATCAAAGCAGATGTTGAGATATATACTTGGCAAACTTGTCC contains:
- the glpX gene encoding class II fructose-bisphosphatase; translated protein: MENTLGLEIIEVVEQAAIASAKWMGKGEKNTADQVAVEAMRERMNKIYMRGRIVIGEGERDDAPMLYIGEEVGICARSDAKDFCNPDELIEIDIAVDPCEGTNLVAYGQPGSMAVLAISEKGGLFAAPDFYMKKLAAPPAAKGKVDINKSATENLKILAECLDRAIDELVVVVMKRDRHNDLIKEIRSAGARVQLIADGDVGAAISCGFAGTNIHALMGIGAAPEGVISAAAMRALGGHFQGQLIYDPEIVKTGLIGESKEANIERLQSMGITDPDKVYDAHELASGENVLFAACGITSGNLMQGVRFFHGGARTQSLVISSQSKTARFVDTIHMFEQPKIVQLH